The following DNA comes from Pochonia chlamydosporia 170 chromosome Unknown PCv3seq00025, whole genome shotgun sequence.
AAAGACGATTCCGAATTAAACCGAGTGTCATCGAGTGCGACAACGAAATATACAAAAGGAGGCTACAAGTGCGCCAGTTCTTGGAATCTCTCTTCATTGTGATCGAGCCCTCAGCCCCAGACACACAAGCTCAGAATGGCGGTGCTGAACGCTCGGGGGGCATaatcaagaacaaggcaCGCGCAATGAGAAGCGGGGCCAGGCTACCGGTCTACTTATGGGTAGAGGTTTTCAAAGCTGCTGTATACCTATACAATCGAACACCAAAGTACATCTATAAATGGCAATCACCGTATGATCGCTTCTACACCTTCGTGGCTGAACGCGATGGTGTTGCAATTGATGGTAGAAAGCCAGATCAGAGGCATCTCCGAGTTTACGGATGCAAGGCATTCGCTATGACAAGAGAAGCCTTACGAAAATCCAACCGCCTGGAAAGAATGAATCCAAGGGCATGGATTGGTTACCTCGTCGGATACCAATCCACAAATATTTATCGGATTTGGAACCCAAAACTAGGTACCGTCATCTCCACAAGAGACGTGACATTCAATGAAGACGAATGTTTCAACGGAGACCTTAATCAAATGAGGGACGACCTCCGTCATATGAGTCGAGAAGAATTGGTTGCCATTCTTCGAGACATTGAGGAGCCGTCGAACCAGGATGATATGCAAGAGGACGTTGAAGGTGAGGATGATATTGTGTATGGTGCGGGAAATGGATGGAACATTGGTGCAATCCAGCGAGTGGATGAGCGGAGCGGGGATGAACGAACTGAGGTGCCAAGTGCACGATCAGTGGTTGACGGTTCTGGAAGAAGTGCCCAAACTGCAGCCGTGAGTCTCCCTGAAGTGTCAGAAGCACTTCCCGCGTTTGATGACTGTCCCAGTGAAGGTATCCGAACACGGACCGGCATGCCACTGGCAGAGTCAGGATCACAGGAACCTTCCAGGAAACAGGGGCAGGGTCACATCTTACCCAATTCTGGGGCTCAACAACGGCAGGATGCCGACTGTAGGGAGACGTCCCGCAGTCCGCTACCTGATGCATTTGCGAGGGAACCCCCCGAGTCGGCCAAAGAAGCCGACACGCAAGTCCAACATtatccaacaccagcacgGTCAGAATCTTTTCCTGCGGCCCTCATGGCATATTGCTTTGGGGATGCAAATGAAGTTCTTCAAGCTGAAGATGAAACAATCCAGCGCTCCGACATTGATGTCTGGAAGGCAGCATTCGCTGCTGGGCGACATGCAATGCCAATTGGAGTAATTGACAATAAGCAAATAGATAAAGCCAAATTTCTTCGGTCCCTCAAAAGACCGGAAAGGCGATCAGGACCAAGCGGCACACTTAATGGccagccagttgacaaggacaagttccGGAAGCTACTGGCTAAAGCCGTGTCGCCCCACAGACGGCAAATGCCAGCTCTTCCAAGGTCGCACCATGAAGTGCTGATGCATCCAATGGAGTCAGAGTTTCTCCAAGCAGAAGCTATTCACCTTCAAAGTCATGTTGACATGAAGACGTACAAAGAAATACCCAAAGACGACCCGTCAGCAAGAGGCGAGCAAGTCTTGGACTGCATGTGGGTCTACACATACAAGTTTGACAAGCATGGTTATTTCCAGAAGTGCAAAGCACGGTTAGTTGTACGAGGAGATCAGCAAGCGAAATCCATACACGAGGATACATACGCCTCTACACTAGCTGGACGCTCATTCAGAATCCTCATGGCTATTGCTGCAAGGTTCGATCTCGAATCAGTGCAATATGATGCTGTCAATGcttttgtcaatgccaaaaTAAACAGAGACATATTTATGAGAATGCCTCCAGGGTACCGTAAGCCTGGAAGGATATTGAAGCTCCAAAGAGCACTATACGGATTAAGATGTTCGCCCCTGCTTTGGCAGAAAGAGCTGACAAACACCCTTGAAGAGCTTGGGTTTGAGAAGGTCCCACATGAACCTTGCTGtatgatgaagaatggcatcataATATTCTTTTATGTGGACGACATCGTCCTAGCATATAAAAAGGGCAAAGAAACTGAAGCCCAAAATCTGGCTGACCGTCTGAAACAGAAATACAAACTGACCGGCGGAAACCAACTACAATGGTTCCTGGGAATAGAAATTACCCGAGACCGAGATCAGAAACTTATTTGGTTATCCCAATCTGCTTATATTGATAAGATCGCTAACTTAGCAGGGAGCGTAGATCGAAGACTGAATGTGCCCATGTCGGGACCAGAGCTCTTACCATACGAAGGAAGAGCGTCCGCCGCCTCAATACGGAAATATCAGAGGAAGATCGGATCACTGCTTTACGCAGCAGTAATAACCCG
Coding sequences within:
- a CDS encoding polyprotein (similar to Colletotrichum gloeosporioides Nara gc5 XP_007273551.1) gives rise to the protein MALPGDCVTAGNHDVPIQGYGNIDIEVQGPTGKTLFRLRDVAFCEHFAANLVSLRQLQRYGYWWDNRPNQNCLRTHHGRIICKIFDRHDQYVLEYIPGDKSKQSFLVRRNTFNSWTGRRPAGADAKKWHLRLGHPGPQALEHLVNCSTGARIKGITTTECDDCAVSKAKRQVSRKPRNTENAPGIRLAVDFHDFQHNSQGKQHVMLITDRWSGYIWDFYLADRGAETMIEVFNTLFGILERRFRIKPSVIECDNEIYKRRLQVRQFLESLFIVIEPSAPDTQAQNGGAERSGGIIKNKARAMRSGARLPVYLWVEVFKAAVYLYNRTPKYIYKWQSPYDRFYTFVAERDGVAIDGRKPDQRHLRVYGCKAFAMTREALRKSNRLERMNPRAWIGYLVGYQSTNIYRIWNPKLGTVISTRDVTFNEDECFNGDLNQMRDDLRHMSREELVAILRDIEEPSNQDDMQEDVEGEDDIVYGAGNGWNIGAIQRVDERSGDERTEVPSARSVVDGSGRSAQTAAVSLPEVSEALPAFDDCPSEGIRTRTGMPLAESGSQEPSRKQGQGHILPNSGAQQRQDADCRETSRSPLPDAFAREPPESAKEADTQVQHYPTPARSESFPAALMAYCFGDANEVLQAEDETIQRSDIDVWKAAFAAGRHAMPIGVIDNKQIDKAKFLRSLKRPERRSGPSGTLNGQPVDKDKFRKLLAKAVSPHRRQMPALPRSHHEVLMHPMESEFLQAEAIHLQSHVDMKTYKEIPKDDPSARGEQVLDCMWVYTYKFDKHGYFQKCKARLVVRGDQQAKSIHEDTYASTLAGRSFRILMAIAARFDLESVQYDAVNAFVNAKINRDIFMRMPPGYRKPGRILKLQRALYGLRCSPLLWQKELTNTLEELGFEKVPHEPCCMMKNGIIIFFYVDDIVLAYKKGKETEAQNLADRLKQKYKLTGGNQLQWFLGIEITRDRDQKLIWLSQSAYIDKIANLAGSVDRRLNVPMSGPELLPYEGRASAASIRKYQRKIGSLLYAAVITRPDIAFAVSRLARFNMNPSNEHHDAADKVLQYLTQTRTLALQLGGGDEFLVASDASFADNSIDRKSSQAYVMKLFGGTIAWRANKQDTVTTSTTEAELLAVSQAAKESMFVSRLLKELSIRLDDQTIHIQCDNQQTIKVVNKEIGLLQTKLRHVDVHNHWLRQEVQNKTISVEYMPSSEMMADGLTKALTTQRFRESVARLGLVDIATRLQQRQLNEMDETLQQKLNPLEM